A region of the Hirundo rustica isolate bHirRus1 chromosome 5, bHirRus1.pri.v3, whole genome shotgun sequence genome:
GGGTGGTCTAGATGAAGGCCTGGCTTTAACAGAAACAGGAAGTTTTCATGATGAACCTTGAAATGACTAAACACACAACACTGGAAGTGACACCTGTGTGCTAATGTCCCtatttccttcagctgctgcacagtGCACCAGGCTCACATCACCTGGTGGGGCTCCTCTCAAAAGGTTCTTCCTTCTAAACTCCAGAATCAATGTATAACATAATCCACCAGAGAATGGAGTGCTTTCCTCTTGGGGTGAGCGTGTCCCTCAGCTATAGCTGTGCGTGCATTAAGAGCCAGGACAGGAGTTCtgtaggaagaaatttttttatgattttttgaAAGCAATTCAGCGAGGACTTGGGCTGCAGCCCCAAAGGCAGCTCGCAGGGGAAGCTCCACGGGATGTCACTTCACAGCATGCCCTGTGGCTCCtggggtttttcccctccttttcctttgccGGGTAGTGGCTGCAGCAAAGGCTCCGTTATTTGGCAGCATGGCCCTGCTTTTGTCTATAAATGGAAGCAGTTGGCCCATATCCCAGTATAACACAGGATAGTCCTGTGCATCAGTTATGCAACTGGTAGCTTGATGACTTCATCAGAAGCTGGGGGAGGGCCAGGGGGTGGTAGAAAAAAGCCTTTGccatcagctctgctggagacaGGCAATAAATGTGTGTGTCCCCCCAAAGCAGAGGAAGCAGGAGCTCAGCAACAGGGTGGGTGAAGGGTTCGgtgcagaagcagctgagggatccTTTAGCAATTCCCTGACCCCAGCTTGGGGGAGACCcagtcactgctgcagccctggccctTAGGATGCTGCAGGGACTGCGCTTGACCGGGTTCTAAAGTGCAATGGGTGATGGGAGAAGTGGGAAGAGGAACAGGGAGAGAactttcaaaccaagacagatgtTGAAAGGGGAAAGAACCTAAATATCGGAGAGCTGCCTTTCAGCAGAGAGCCCTTCAGGGAGTATCTGTGCAAAGCAGAGATGTGGACAAATTGTGTTTTGTTATTTCCTCAGGAGGGTCCTTGAAAGCCTGACCTTCATGCGGAAAGGCTGATCCTCATTCCCCAAGCTACACTCCGGCATGGAAGTTAACCCCTTCCCTGTCTGGGTTGGAGTGGGTGCTGCAAGATCGCCTTTCTGTACGCCCAGGTCACGCAGTGACTGACATAACTCAAACGCCCGGTGGGGCGGGTGAATCTGAACCTCACCCCGCCAGGTTTTGCACGAAGGATGCTCAAGTGACACAGGTCCTTTCCATCAAGTCAGCGGTTTTGAATAAGTTCCTGTCGTCTCCAGTCCTCAGTTAAAGAGGTTCTACGGGCTCTTTACAGCCGAGATAGGGACCGGGCACGCACTCGCTGGTTTTCAAATACGGCATCAAGGGCGGCGTGGTGCCGGGCCGTGTCTCTAGGGAAGCCTTGGTGGTGCTGTGAGTCGCTTTTGCCCTGGGTGGGGGCGGCTCGAAGATGGGGACCCCTCCCGGGAACGCTCCCCGGGAACAGTCCACGGGAACGCTCTCTGGGAACGCTCTCTGGGAATGCTCCCCGGGAATGCTCCGGGAACACTCCCCGGGAACTTTCCCCCAGGAATGCTCTCTGGGAACGCTCCCCGGGAATGCTCCAGGAATGCTCCCCGGGAATGCTCCGGGAACACTCCCCGGGAACTTTCCCCCGGGAATGCTCTCTGGGAACGCTCCCCGGGAATGCTCCAGGAATGCTCCCCGGGAATGCTCTCAGGGAACGCTCCCCGGGAATTTTCCCCCGGGAATGCTCTCTGGGAACGCTCCCCGGGAATGCTCCGGGAacgctccggccccgccgcgggtCGGCAGCGCCACTTGCCGGCAGCGCGGCGCCGGGAGGGCTCCGCTGATCCCGACCCGGATCCCGTCCCCCAAATCGGATTTAGAACATGAAGAGAGAGTGAGGTGTGTGCAGGGAAGGCGCTTGCCCTGATTCCTTCcagccacacacacaccagGGCTACAGGATGTAAATCTTGAATAAACACATAATGGGGTTAAATCCTGAGGTTCTGGAGAAGAATtagtgctgccagctcccactGTTCGTTGTGTGCACCTGAGACCTTGGCTCCTCGATCCAGGGGGCTACGTTAAATTGCTGTTacaaagagagggaaatggaaagaaagagaaaatatactTGTCTCCttgagaagggagaaaaatttagaaaaacatGACTCtgaagcatgaaaaaaaacTTAGCTCTCAACTTCATTATTTCActattaattaattataaagTGCTCCCGCTTTACCCGAGGGGCTTTGAATTCCATGAGAAAAGAGGAATCTattccctgcagggagcagtcCATGGCTCGGTCACAAGCCATGAGCATCTTTCCAAGGACTCGCTTTCTCCAGGCTCCAGGCttcacccacagcccctgtgcctcCTCAGCTGGGCGAGCAGTGCTTTCCCTCCGCTGTGGAGCACCCAGTTACAAGGCATTCCCTCTCTCTTTGCACAGGAGCACCAGGTGGGATTGTCGCGGCCCGCGGGGCCCATGCAGCCTTCTGTCCCGGCCGGCTCCGGCAGCATAGTCACGGGCACCGGCTCCGGGGGGCCCTTCCTCGGgagccagccccaggcagccaTCATGAAGCAGATGCTGATCGAGCAGAGAGCGCAGCTCCATGTGAtggagcagcagaaacagcagtttctccgagagcagaggcagcagcagcagcagcagatcttAGCGGAGCAGGTACAGTATCGGTCTGCCTCCGACGCGTGCTGGGATGAGCGTGAGCGCTACGGACAGTGCAGCACCAGCCCTTCCCTCTAGATTCGGGGATTCTCTCTCTGCGGGTCCTCTCAGGGTATTTCAGCGATGGTTGTCAAAGAATAGGCAACTGTATCAGTCCTACCGTTAGCTTGGCAAATATCACCCAGTTTCCAGTGGTGGACTGGATAGTCACGTTGGATTTTAGGCACTGGAAAAGTCAGCTCCTAGCCTGGCATCTAATGGTGCATTCACTCCAGCAGAAGCAGACTCAGCTGCAGTTACAGTCACAGGTCCTCTCCCCTAGCTCCGATTGTGGTCTTACATTGGCAAAATCTGCgcacagctgcacagggatCTCGGAGAAAGAATGGACAttagtaaagaaaaatgttactgTTCACCCAGGCCAATTCCTTAATCTGGTTATTGAGTGCCAGTAGGAGCAATTAGGTCATATAAGGGAGAGAGAGCAGCAAGGGGAGAACCAGAGACTGAAGTGGGAGGACAGTAAAACCACCTCTGGCAATGGCGGTGTGGAAGAGCTGCATTGGAGCTGTCACCTGGCTTCCTGAGCTCCTGTACTTTGCAATATGGATGTTAAACTACGCAGTCTGAGCAGTGGTGTGTGTTTGATTCAGCTTTAGTTTTAAAGCAGCCCAAGAGAAAGCCAGTGGAAAGTCACACTGTTGAGTTCCTACAAGATCATACTCAAGTTTAAAGTTGCAGCCCCCTATTGTTATTTAGATAATGCTCTGGTAGGTCAGCAGCAGCTTTAAGTTTTGCTTCTCCTCTCTTACTAAGGAAAAACAGCTTAAGGCCCTATGCTTAAATTTGTGTTTGAACACATGCATGCCACGTAACCACAGAAATACAGATTGTCTCCCACCTTTGTCTCGTTGCTCCTGAGAAGCAGAAAGATTTACTCTCAGTGAACAGGAAGGATGCTCCTAGAAACATTTAGGATAAAGATGCCTGAACTGATTCAAGCATGAACAAGTGCCTGAGAGTAAGGATGCCGTAATGCATCCCGTGGATTGGGCCAATTCACATGCATTAAGCCAAGAGCCAGTCAGTGACTTGGATGCTGAAGGCGAGCCTAAAAGTGTTAAAAAGCCACCAAGCTGAGGCTGTCAAGTGTGCTGACACACTTTTCAGAGATGAGAAGTGGTAAAGTCACAGTCCTCAGGCTCCTAGCTTTGGGGTAGTTTGTGCCTAAGGAGAGCCCCTCTTTCCATTTGCTGGTGTGTAACACACAGCTATGAATGCAGGGATGCAGTACTTCCTTCTTTCCTATCTCTGCCATTCTCACACCTTTGTTACACATCACTGCTTTTGGACACAGTATTTGTACAGCTGCAGATGATGCTCCAAGACATGCCCTTTCAGTAAGCGCTTAGTTGAGTACACCTTAGCATCTGAAAGCTCTGTTTCTATAATCAGCCCTTGATTCTGTTTTAGAATATTCACAAGTATTCATAGAAAACAACCACAGCGGAGCAATGTGGTCTGGATCAAGGGAGCATTTTGCAGTCACCACTCCCCAAATATCATTCACTGAGGCACAAAAGGAAACATGCCTTAGTAATCCATTTCTGGTTTGGCTCAGGAACGTTCCAAGGCTGCAGTGCTTGGTTCAGGATGCAGTAACCGTTGCAGCTGAGTGTTGAAAGTGCAGGCATGGAGCAAAGGCTTGCACCGGGAACACAAACCTCTGGACCTTGGCAGAACTGAGGAAAGGAAAGCGTGTGTTTGTGGCTACAGTTTCCCTTAGACCTAGGTGAGCAGAGTTAGTTCACGTACCTCCCTCTCTTTTCTGCCTGAAGACAGCTAAGCTGTAGGGGTCAGGATGAAATGGCTGTAAGTAAGGAGCGATGATGTTGGCCTCAGTGCACGTTCCTTTTTGAGCCAAAAAGAGTATGAGCGCTCCTGAGTACTCAGGAGGACTCTCCAGAAGACTCTGCCTGTCTCTCCAGAACACCTCACCAGATAAGAACCACTGCAAGTTCTGCAGTTTTGCCACCAGcccattaattaattaattaattaactaaccatctctttctcttctgctttctttctgtccttcattttcagcagatgcagcagcagtCACATTTGCCTCGGCAGCATCTGCACCAACAGCGAGGCCCGTATCCAGTGCAACAGGTCAACCAATTCCAAGGTAAAAGTCaaattgtttttcctgtttcGGAGTCAGTGCCTTTGAGGTAGCAAATGTGTGAAAGGTTGTGCAGTTTGTGACTCCTAGGGTTTAAGCAGTGTGccagaagaggaagaggaatgCAGGCTGTTGCACACACCACGTATTTTACCAAAGGGGAATGCCCAAGTTAGCATATTCAGTATTCAGTTAagtttatcttttcctttctgctcccttcagtgaaaactgtttgcttctttttttttttttttttttttttttacatttgcttttcctctttgaCATCCAGATGTCATGGATTCATTCATGGATTCATCTTGTTGGCCTCTACTcttaagaggtttttttccttgccagcaTTTCTGACTGTATCTTGGTTTTGTTGCTCCTCCTTCATTCCCCACTGTATCTAATTCGATGAGCAGAGAATTTCCGAGAAGTCATGCTTATCTGGGGAAGGGACTGATAAATGTCAGGTGTGGGAAACACAGTGACATGTAAATAGAGAATTTTTTAATGATCTCAAAAGAAGCACAAGTATTATTTTGATGTGCTTCCAGGTAACTGAAGAATGCAAGTGCGCTCATTTTGGCTCAGGAAAAGAAGTTAATTTTGAGCTTTTTAGGTGCAAAGCATCAGCTGGATGTCTCCACTAACCATAATTTCTATATAGGCATGAGATGAACACACACGCTTGTGCTGTATATTCATGATAATATCATGTAGATGCAACAGAAAACAAGGGAGGCAATTCTGGACATTTCACATTGCCATTCTGGTTCCCAGGATGTGAACAGGCAGCCACATCTCCTACTGGCATATATCAGGGTGGCTTCCTCTAATCACCTCCTCATTTTTATCTTTGGCACCATACGTTCTgtatgaaattacttttttccccaataatTCATTTCCAAAATCATGAAGTGTGTGCACAGCCGTCCACATACAATCTCTCTGCACTCGTGCTTCTTTGAGACACTGCCTTTTGTatgtattatttaaaagaaacagggAAGAGAGTTCAGGCTAATATGACAGAGCAAGGAATCCATTTTCATAAATGAGCTAATTTAAATAGctcaccatttttttcctttttagtctCATAAATGTAATCCAGTGCAGTAGGTTGTGTGTAAAGGAGACCGGAAGGTGGCCTAAAACCTTGAAATCTGTTGCATCTCTCTTTTAACTACTCCTTGTCTGATCTCCTGTCACTTATGCCAAGTACAGTAGTTAACAAAAGTAGTATGTGAGCCACTCGCTGTTAGCGACTTCTTTGGAGCTTTTCAACTGCCATTTTCAATTAAACAAATAGCTAAAGATGCATTAAGATTTTAACATTATCTGTATCTTAAGCACTTGCTGGAGTAAAAAGACTGTTTCTAATCATGGAAGGAGCTGATCCAAGTTAAGAAAAATCAAGGGAACCCCAGTGCCAATCACTAAGAAAGCAGTTTGATAGCATGAATAAAGTAAAAGCTGCCACTACATGTGGCCTGTTCCAGTGCGATCCAGACTGTCTCACTTCATGCtacaaaatgtttcatttagCTGTGTGCCGCAGCTAAAAGCACCCACCAGAAGCTCGTGGTGCTGCAAAAAGTGGAGCTGTAGCCAACCTCTGCGTTATGTAATAGAATGACACCTATAGAAATGTTGCTTCCTTTATCCAGAGCCGTTTCTCATGGAAAGCAAGCCAGCATCAATACCAGGGACCAGTGTTATCCGCCCCCCATGGATGTTCAGGGTTGTTGTCTGCCACTGAGGGACAACAAATAGGGGCTGATGGAAGAACATTCAGATTCTGTTGTACAGCTCTGAACTCTTAAGTAGTGATTTTATATTTACACCTGGCCTTTAATAACATTTGAGCCTGGAGCCGTTGTGCGCCTCATACACTCCGAGCTTCACCTGCCGAGTGTTGTATTTAGTCAGTGACTCAAATGTGAAGAATTTGACTGTTTAGTTAGTGACTCAAATCTGACCATTGCATTTGGTAGTGACTCAAATCCACGATGAATCCATGGCATAATCTGAGCTCCAGGTAATTGTCTTTAAATAAAGATAGTGCATATAGAAGCGTACCGGCTTCCCAGAAATCAATAGCTCCCCCCTACCCCTGAATGTAAGACACAAGCATGGTTATCTGTCACAGTGCGGAATTTAACAAGGCTAGGATTTTCTGGTTTCCCATCACTGGCCTAAGGTGAAGTAAAATGTGCTTATAGTATCGATTCACTAATACACTCTCCCTGCTTTAATTGTCCACAAAAACCCGATTTTTCTTCTTTCCGTAGAATTAATCAGTAGCAGTGCTATAGAAAATCCATTCATTTATGCCTCCtgagctattaaaaaaattgattgGCCTTCTGAGACtgacatttccattttcaagGCTTACTTTTGAAAGACAATGGAGATATCTAAAAGAGACCTTCGAACGGTAAACTGAAGttcagctgctttgctgctaATGAAGAAGACCGGCAGGAGTTTTCCCGTTTGCTCGCCAGAAGCTGGATTTAGGTGTAGCTGAAGAAGATGAGTGCCTCCGAGGATGATCCTACAGATTCCCTCTTATGCAAGAGAGTGTGTTAATTAAGATTTACAGGGTTGTGGGCTTTTTCTTACCTTCCTCCCTTTTTGGTGCAGGTTCACCCCAGGATATAGCGGCTGTGAGAAACCAAGTAGCGCTCCAGAGCATGAGGACATCCCGAATGATGGCCCAGAACGCGAGCATGATGGCCATGGGTCCCTCCCAGACCCCGAGCACGCTGCCCACCACTGCGGGCCAGTCGGATATGGGCGTGACTCCTTACAGCAACGCCTCTTCCAGCCAGCCAGGAATGTACAGCATGAGCACAGGGATGAGCCAAATGATGCAGCACCCAAACCAAAGCGGCATGAACATGGCACACAGCGCAGGCCAGGGAGCAAGGCAGCCTGCCTCTGGACAAGCGGTGGGAATGGTTGGCAGTTTTGGTCAGAACATGCTGGTAAACTCCGCTCTCCCCCAGCATCAGCAGCCGATGAAAGGACCCGTGGGCCAGGTCTTGCCGAGGCCGCAAGCGCCACGGCTTCAAAACCTGATGGGGACCGTCCCTCAAGGAACGCAGAACTGGCAGCAGCGAGGCCTGCAAGGCATACCTGGGAGGACTAGTGGTGAAATGGGGCCCTTCAACAACGGCACCACGTACGCCGTGCCGTCCGGGCAGCCGCGGCTCTCCAAGCAGCACTTCCCACAGGGGCTCAATCAGTCGGTTGTGGACGCGAGTGGGACAGTGCGAGCCCTGAACCCAGCGCTGGGGAGACAATTACTGCAGCCGCTCCCCGGGCAGCAGGCAGGCGGCCAGGCCAGGCCGATGGTGATGCCAGCAATAAGCCAAGGGGTGCCCGCCATGTCGGGCTTCAGCCAGCCCCCAACGCAGCAGATGCCGGGCGGTACCTTTGCTCAGAGCGGCCAGGGTCAGGCCTATGAGAGGAATGCCGCTCAGGACATGTCTTACAGCTACAGTAATGGAGGAGCGGGGCCGTCATTCTCCGGTTTAGCAGAGGGCACGGACCTTGTAGACTCCATTATTAAGAACGGACCAGGGGATGAGTGGATTCAAGAACTTGATGAGTTGTTTGGAAACCCCCAGTGAATGGGATTGTATAGTCTGGAGCTTTGGTTACGTTCTGTTATGTTTGAACAGGCAAAGAGGGAGTCAGATGTTCTCCCCACCCCTGGATTGTTGGTTTTCGTTTGTGTTGGTTTGGggtcattttgttttcttttggttttgattgTGCGAACCAAGCTGATCTGTGGCCAACTTTGGAAGATTCAGGGGACAATGAAAACATCGGCATCCCTAAACTGTCACCAAGCAAGCTTCGTTGCGTGGCAGCGcccactctgtgtgtgtggggggaagAATGGGGAAACTGGAAAAGCCAGCTGATGCGTCTGGCTGGGAATATCCGTTCTCTCCCCACTTGAAACAAGGCTTCACTGCAcggtggggtggggtggggtggtcCAGATATCTCCCACCCTCTACGGCTGTGCACATTGCAGCTTCCAGGGAAGCAGATGCAagagctgggagcacagcctgcagaTATCCAGGTGCCATTGCACAGGCCCTGGTCAGAAACAGGCTTAACCCCGGGGGCAAGCAGGTCTGGGAGAGCCAGGCCATGGGGCTGGCCGTGGGCTGTCCCGAGGGAATGCGCAACACTCGTGTGACAACCCTAAACAATCACAGGGAGGTCACCGTTTCCACTGCAGAGCGATAAACCCCACTACAAGCGTAGAAGAACATAAATTTGGCAGTGTTGTGGGGGCAGATTGATAATGTgactgctgctggagacagccTAGTGGCGGGTTAACTTAATGAATTGCTTAGTCCCCTTGAGACTTGAAATAGTTCTTCCCAAGTCAGAGCACTTGGCATGGCCCAGCTGCCTGGGGTGTTTAAGGGGGCTGAGAGGTACCAAGAGACATTAGCAGAGCTCCTCAGCTggtcct
Encoded here:
- the MAML3 gene encoding mastermind-like protein 3 isoform X6, which produces MKAPLPLQNSGTHRSGLEDLGENGGLSEIKLPVNGCNELDDSFNILQSKELKQEPLDDSNCIDTSETSLSNQNKLFSDINLNDQEWQELIDELANTVPEDDIQDLFNEDFEEKKEPEFPRPATETQESASVKSDPSHSPFAHVPLGSPQVRPSSSGPPFSNTSTGSSIASASSAPPAPVAAGSPANCVVQSPQTPSQAHTPGQSQARSGNGFLMNPASAVAGSGPGPVSLPSADLSPAEQLKQMAAQQQQRAKLMQQKQQQHPNQPSSWSPVGPPSSPYGGAFSADKPNSPMMYSQAFNNQNPIVPPMANNPQKTTVNNYLPQNHMNMINQQPNNLVTNSLSKQPNMLSYGNTKPLTHFNTELSQRMTPPMANPGKNPMMPYIHQQQSQQTQMPAQMAHLSEEQKRMLIMKQKGMINQPLAYATLPALGQEHQVGLSRPAGPMQPSVPAGSGSIVTGTGSGGPFLGSQPQAAIMKQMLIEQRAQLHVMEQQKQQFLREQRQQQQQQILAEQQMQQQSHLPRQHLHQQRGPYPVQQVNQFQGSPQDIAAVRNQVALQSMRTSRMMAQNASMMAMGPSQTPSTLPTTAGQSDMGVTPYSNASSSQPGMYSMSTGMSQMMQHPNQSGMNMAHSAGQGARQPASGQAVGMVGSFGQNMLVNSALPQHQQPMKGPVGQVLPRPQAPRLQNLMGTVPQGTQNWQQRGLQGIPGRTSGEMGPFNNGTTYAVPSGQPRLSKQHFPQGLNQSVVDASGTVRALNPALGRQLLQPLPGQQAGGQARPMVMPAISQGVPAMSGFSQPPTQQMPGGTFAQSGQGQAYERNAAQDMSYSYSNGGAGPSFSGLAEGTDLVDSIIKNGPGDEWIQELDELFGNPQ